In the Corynebacterium anserum genome, GCTCACGCCTTCCCCCGCCGGAACCACCCGGGTTGTCAGAACGCGGGCACGGAGAGTCATTGCTGTTCGCAGACCCACTGAGCCTTGAGTTTCCATCGGGTCTACACCATAGATGCCCACGCCCGGGCGCACCATCTGGTGATGCAAATCCGGCCGCGACACCGTCGCCGGAGTATTGGCAATGTGATTGATGGGGACTTCCATTCCCAATGAACGGCATAATTCAATAGCGCGGGCGAAACGTCGATTCTGGAGATCCGTCACTTCCCGCGCGTCGTCACTATCAGCGCTAGCAAGGTGTGTCATCAAACCGGTGACGCGGATTTTCCCCTCCCTCTCTGCCGCCGCAATCAACCTCGCAGTCTCTTCCCATTCTCGTGGCCCGACGCCACTTCTGCTCAACCCTGAATCGAACATGAGAGTGACGCTGGGAACGCAACCGCCGCTAGATTCCCAATCTTCCGCGGCACGCAGGCAAGCTTCAGTATGAGCAAGGGATGGCAACCCGAGGGTGATGTTGTGGTCAAAAACTCCGAACAGTTCTTCGCCTGGAAACCACATCCAGGCGGTCACGGGTGCATCGAATCCAGCAGCCCGAATCCGCATGGCTTCATCAATAGTCGCTACTCCCAGTTGAGTGGCGCCAGCGCTAAGAATGGTCTCAACAACCTGCCGCATGCCGTGGTTGTAGGCATCCGCTTTTACCACAGCCATCAGCTCTGCAGCGGAAACCATGGCTTTAAGGGTTCGGGTATTGTGCGCAATGGCGTCGAGGTCAATAACCATTTCCGCCAGGGTGTGTTCCTGCGGCTTGTGGCACGCAGAGCTCTCCTCGGGGGCATCCGTTGTTACTGATATCGACGGTTGGTGATTGCTCATAGAGACAGGTTAGCCTCACGGTCACGAACGTGGGCGAACCTACTCCACGGTCACGGATTTGGCCAGGTTACGCGGCTTATCAATATCGTCATTTCCACATTCGCGCGCAATATCCGCCGCAAGGAACTGCAGTGGAATGGTGGACAGGATTGGTTGAACCAGAGTGGAGGTCTGCGGGATTTCCAGCAGATAGTTTGCGAATGGCCTCACAGCCTCATCCCCTGCTTCAGCAACAACGATGGTTTTAGCACCACGAGCACGAATCTCTTGGATATTGGAGACGATCTTGGAGTGAAGGACGGGGCGCCCGTGAGGGCTTGGCACGACAACGACTACCGGTAGGTCGTCCTCAATAAGGGCGATCGGCCCGTGCTTAAGCTCACCAGCGGCAAATCCCTCCGCATGGATGTACGCCAGCTCTTTTAGCTTCAGTGCTCCCTCACAGGCAACGGGGTATCCCACATGTCGTCCTAGGAAGAGCATGGTGCGCACTGCTCCCAGTTCATGAGCTAAGTCAAGAATCTGTTGGCGAAGCTCCAGAGTTTTTTCTATCTTCTCCGGCAGTGCTTCGAGTTCGTCAAAGATGGTGGCGATCTCGTCGGAGTACTTAGTGCCACGTGCCTGGGCTAAAGCCAAACCAACTACGTAGTTTGCAGCTACTTGGGCGAGGAACGCCTTGGTTGATGCCACTCCAATTTCTGGGCCGGCATGTGTATACAAAACGGCATCCGATTCGCGGGGAATTTGGGAGCCGTTGGTATTGCATACAGCAAGAACCCGCGCTCCTTGAGACTTTGCGTGACGAACAGCTTCAAGGGTGTCGGCGGTTTCTCCGGATTGAGAAACCGCAACCACGAGTGTCTGACGATCCAGCACTGGATCACGGTAGCGGAATTCAGAGGCCACTTCGATTTCCACAGGAACCCGCACCCAGTGTTCGATGGCATACTTGGCTAACAAACCAGAGTGATAGGCCGATCCACAGGCTACGACGAAAACTTTCTCTACTTGACGCAGGTCCTCATCGGATAGGCGCTGTTCATCAAGCACCACTCGCCCGTCAACGAAGTGACCTGCAAGTGTATCGCGCACAGCCGCTGGTTGTTCGTAAATCTCCTTCATCATGAAGGAATCGAAACCATCCTTTTGCGCGGCTTCAAGATCCCAGTCGATGGTGAAAGGTTTACCTTCAACCTCATTACCTTGAAAGTCGTAGATTCTGTATTCCTCTGGGGTGATAACTACAGCGTTATCCTGCCCCAATTCGACGGCATTCTTGGTGCGATCAATGAATGCAGCAACATCCGAACCGATGAAGTTTTCACCGTCACCCACGCCGACAATCAATGGGGTTGAGCGACGGCCCGCAACGATGCGGTCGGGAGCGTCAACGTGGGTGAACAATACGGTGAAAGCACCTTCGAGACGAGCCAAAACGCTCAGGGCAGAAGCTTCGAAATCTCCTTTGGTAGCTCCTTCGTTGTAGGCCAAAGCCAGCAGATGGGCTGCTACTTCAGAATCGGTCTCTGAAACGAGCTCTATTCCCTGGCTCTCGATTTCGGCGCGTAGGGTCGCGAAATTCTCAATGATGCCGTTGTGGACGATGGCTGCTTTACCATCGAAAGAAATGTGGGGGTGCGCGTTCGTATCGTTAGGACGCCCGTGGGTTGCCCACCGGGTATGGCCAATGCAGGTCGTGCCGCTAAAGTTCTCGCGACCGACTTCATCGATGCGCTCAAGAAGGTTGGTGAGCTTGCCTTCCTTCTTTTCCAGGTGGATCTTCCCCGGTTCTACGACGGCGATTCCTGCCGAATCATAGCCACGGTATTCCATGCGTTCGAGAGCGTCCAGGCCGATCTGGAGCGCATCGGCATTCCCTACGTAACCAACGATTGCACACATACGGGAAACGATACACGGCGATAAGACGAGCGCGGGGAGTCATGTCCGGCGGGACGGCGCTTTATTTATAGTTTTCTGAAGGGGTCAAAGCTCCGCGTTTCACATCAGCTTCGACTACCCGCCGTGAACTCCCGTATTCTATTGCTCTGGCTTTGATGGCACAGTGAGGTCTGTTGAGCTGGTATTCTGCTGCGCCGCAAATGCGTGCGGTACTCATTTTTCAGTTCTTGTCCAGGTTTCGCTTACCGAATCAGGGGCATCCCCCTGCACCGAGTTCGTTGCTTCCGATAGGCTTAGTCATCGTGGCAGACAAATTAAAGAACCTTGTTCCTGCACTCGGTAAGCGTGGCCCTCACCGAGTGCTCACCGGCGACCTTTCTTTCGCGGGTATCCCCGGCCGTATCTACGTGCCTGCCGAAGGTAAGGGCATCCCTGGCCTCGCCTTTGGTCACGATTGGCGAGTAGGTGTGGATGGTTATCATGCAACTCTCCGTCACTTGGCGAGTTGGGGAATCGCCGTTGCAGCACCGGACACTGAAAAGGGATTCGTGCCGAATCATCGGGGTTTCGCCGCAGATCTGGAAACCGCTCTGCAGATCTTGGCTGGGGTTCGCCTAGGAAATGGAAACGTTACCGTCCAGCCAAATAATCTGTTTTTAGCTGGACATGGCATGGGTGCTGCTGCGGCGGTACTGGCAGCGACTGGCCGTACCGCACGTGAGAATTCCAAGCACCCAAGCGATGCTGCCCCTCTATCCGGTGTGATTGCTATTTATCCTTCGGATGCTTCCCCTAGCCCTTATGAAGCCGCAAAACACGTAGATTCCCCAGGCATGGTTCTCGCTGCCGGCTCACTGAGTAGTATCCCATCCGGAAACCCGGAGCGCTTGGCCGCATACTGGAAAGGTGACGTGGTTTACCGCAGGTTGGATAAGGCAAGTTCGGCAGGTTTCCACGAGAAATTGGCACGCAAGATGTTGATTGGTCAGGGAACTCCTGAATTTGCCAACCAGGAAACAGCTCGCGCACTGATGACCGGATTTGTTTTGGCTGAAGATGACAAAAAGTACAAGTCTTTCCGCGAACCAACTGAGCCATTGAAACACACGAAGGCCACCTCTCAAATGCAGTTGTACCGCGAGTTGCCCGAGAATGCTGACACAGTGGATAGTCTGCGCAAACTCATCAAGTAGTCACTACACGCTTCTGCTTCCTTTCGGGGTGTCCAAAGACCTGGTTTTCACTGACCGCGGCTCAGCCACTCGTCGCATCAGGCACTTGGTGGAACATCCCGAAACGTGCTTTGAAATGGGTGCGATTCCCCGCCTCTATTCATTGAAAATCCCCAGTCCCCCTCTCCTGTCCTGGCCATGGTAGTAACGAGGAGGGACTCGACTCTCAGCTGATTCCTGAGACCCTTTCTCTAGGGTTTCGTTTTTTCTAAACTCATCGGTGTTATTCGTTCCCAAGTGGCGTAGTTTTTCGGTTTGTTTCTCTATCTCTCGTTCAAATTCTCCTACTATTTTCTCTACATGAGTGAGATAATTGTCTAGAATCATCTGATATTTGTGTTTATTCACCATTGACCACTCCTCAACAGTTCGTACTGGACATCGCTAGACGCTGCGACACTGGTCGTTCCACTGTTATCTCTCACGTATTGTCCAGTTGGGTATTGTCCAGTCGGGCCATCCGCGTTGGTGTCAGCCGAACTATTCAGACCGCTCACCCAAATGTCGGGACTCCAATGTGGATCAGCACTACCAGGAGCCGCCTCTAGCCTCCCGGGTGCTGCTTCGGGATCCACGGGCGATATCGGAGTGTTAGATTCACTTCTTCCTGCGACTAGTTCCCCGTCTGCACCAGGCGCTGGATCCACACCAGATTCTTCCTCAAGCGCCGGATTTTCCTCTAGGGTTGTTACTTGTTCTGGGGTGGGATTTTGTGTTGTTGCTGAGTTTGGGTCCAGGTTTTCTGCCGAGGAAGCTACCGGCTTATCTACCGCACCCACGGGCACCGATGGATGGCTGCTCTTATCAAATCCCGCATAACGGGGCGGCTCGGAATTTTCAGATACCTGGATCTTTTCAGCGGGCTCTGTGGAAGACTTCATATCCTGAGTTTCTTCCCCTGATATGTCTTTTTCCTTAGCTTTCTTCTCTGAACTTTCTTGTTCCGAGGTGCATTTCTCTTCGCATTTTTGCTCCGATGCATCCGCTTTCTGATTTTCCGCCTCCGGTGAGCATGCTTCCCGCTCTCCTGCTTCCGATACACAAGGTGCCTCAACCTCGGTCTCAGGAGGACATACTTTCTGAAGATTATCTTCAGCCTCATCTCTACCTAGCTTGTGTCCGTCGCAGGGCGTCGGTTCAGACGGGCAGTGTTCACCATTGGATTCGGGCGGACACAGAGATTCATTTACTGCTCCGGCAAACTGATCCCACAAATGAGCAGCTTTGCCGAGCCCCTGCTGCACACCTGCATGGATCTGGCCCATACCCGTCTGAATGTGATGTTGAATGTCTTGAGAAGTAGAAACCGACGGTATGTCCTGGGTGGTGGGTACTTGCGGTGGACAGTTTTGCGCTGGAATAAGACTCGAAAGCTCCGCTGATCCCGCCCCTATCAGAGAAGAAACCAGCCCGCTCTGTGGCAAACGCTGATCACCACAATTATGGGAGGCTCCAGCCAGACCTTCCAGCGGAGAAGTCTGTAGGCTCTGTGCCGGTTGAATAGGCGCCATGACATTGACAGATGGAATGCGTTCCTTGGCACCTTCCATCCCGGAACTAGGTGGAACAGTTACCGTTGACATGGTGGTATTCGGCGCAGCTGCAGAGGGTGCCTCTTCGATAGACCGTTTTTCCTCATGCTGCTCCGGCCCATCAGTTTCGCACAACCTCTGCACTGCGGAGCCTGCAGCCTCCGTATCACAGCGTTTCGGTGCTGCAGACTCTGCCTCATCTGTTTTCCCCTGACAGACAGCTGCTGCAGAATTCCCTGGCTGAGCCGCTTTTTGATGATCATCTATAAGGGCATCCATGCACCCCTCAAGAGACGCATTTCGCCGTTGTAGAATGCCAAGAATCACGCTCACGGCTTTATGCAAGATCGGTTCAATAACCACCATTGGGCCCGCGCCATCACCTAGAGCCCCTCGTATTAGTCTCACGAATTTGCACGTCGTTGAGACAATCTTTTCCACATGAGCGACACAGGAACCGTCCATCGCCTCCATGCAATGCACCGCATGATCAGTGGATTGTCTGCTCTGCTCCACCGTGCGCTCATGTTCAGATTGCTCTCGAGCCGCAGCATCAATTGCAGCAGAAGGTTGACCGTCACCCACTCCCTCAAGAAAATCACCCGTCATCAAAACACCAGATACAAAGGAACCAGCCGCCCCCAACACCTCTAACAGCCCTTTAACGACGCTGGCTCCCCCAGCACCCGCAACTGCCGGCAAGGCACGCTGTAGCTCTCCAGAATGTACAGCAGGTACCAGATGTCTGCGGATGGCCTGTAAATCCATGCCTTCTGTGAAGTGCGCAAGTCCTCGCAACGCACCAACGACAACGCCTACTCTTTCCAGTTCATCAATGGCCGTGTTAAGCCTTAGTTGGTTGCTCACTGATTACCCCCACCATTGAACGACACAGCATTGCCCTCGTCAGCCGTACGGACAGCTTCGATTAATTCTGCTCCAGACGCTGCAGCTTGTTGCAATCTGCGGGCATGGGCGACCCTGACATCATGTGCTCTGTTCACTAACTGCAGCAGTTGATTTCCCTTTATCTGCAGACCATTCCCAAACGCAGACAATGGCACTTGAGGTTTCAACGCTTGTAATTGTTCCTCCCACTGACTCTGCTCTGTCTGCAACTTATGCGCTCCGTGCAAAGCCTGCTCTGGTTCGGTAGTCAGCACCATGAGAATCCCCCCTTTTCGAATCATCTGCCCCATAAGACTCCAGAGTCTGAGAAATGGTTCACTCAGAAAACGCCACCCCAAAATATTGACCACCCGAACTGCCGGCCACCCCAAAAAAGACGACGCGAACTTCCAACCATCCCACACTGCACACGGCAGTTTTCCAGGGATAGATGGTGGCAAGTTATCGTGGCGTCGGGAAAGGAATTAACAACCCCTGTTCATGCTGGCCTAAACCATAGCCACCACAGCAGCTAGCTGACCGGCTATCTTCCGCGCTGTTCCAGAATCCTCAGCCTCAACCATCACCCGGAAAAGCTCCTCAGTACCAGATGGACGCAACAAGACTCGACCCGTCTCCCCCAATGTCTCCTTCGCTTTCTGGATAGCCTCGACCACCTGAGGATGCTGGGCAATACGGGTTTTGTCCTCCACAGGCACGTTAATCAACGTCTGTGGAAGCACCGTCATCACAGATGCCAATTCGCTCAACGGCTTGCCCGTGATCGCCATGCGAGCCATGATCGACAAGCCCGTCAGCGTTCCATCACCAGTCGTGCCATGCTCAGGAATCACGATGTGCCCGGACTGCTCACCCCCCAGGGAATAATCTCCCGCGCGCAAATCAGCCAAGACATAACGATCGCCAACTGCGGTCTCCCGCATAGAAATACCATGCTCCTTCATAGCCAACTTCAGACCCAAGTTGGACATGACAGTGGCCACGAGGGTGTTCTTCTTAAGTTCCCCATCTTCCTTCATCGCCACCGCGAGGATTGCCATAATCTGATCGCCATCCACAACATTGCCCTCAGAATCCACAGCGAGGCAACGGTCGGCATCTCCATCGTGGGCAAGGCCAATATCCGCCTGATGCTCCACGACTGCCTTCTGGATCACCTCGATATGAGTGGACCCCACGCCATCGTTGATGTTGTAGGAATTGGGGTGATTGTGGATCGCGATTACCTCGGCGCCAGCACTGCGATAAGCCTCTGGAGCTGCAGTAAACGCCGCACCATTAGCGCAATCCACGACCACACGAATCCCATCCAACGGAGTGGGAACCGCGTTGCGCAAATGACTCAAATAACGATCCAACGCGTTGTCAGACTCATCAATAATGCGCCCAATGGCTGCACCCGTTGGCCCCGTCTCCGGTAATGCCAACATGGTCGCTTCAATCTCATCTTCGACCGCGTCATCCAACTTGTGGCCACCAGCGGCGAAAAACTTTATGCCGTTATCTGGCATCGGGTTGTGAGAAGCGGAAATCATCACACCCATGTCTGCGCCAAAAGCATCCGTCAAATAAGCGACCGCGGGCGTCGGTAATATTCCCACATCCAGTACGTCCACACCCTGAGCAGCCATACCTGAAGCCAACGCAGCGGTAAGCATCTCGCCAGACACACGAGGATCACGACCGACCACAGCCGTCGGGCGACGGTTGCCCTGCGCCTCGTGGTCTACGAGAACCCGGGCAGCGGCAGCACCCAACTTCATTGCAAGAGGAGCGGTGAGTTTCTCATTAGCTAAGCCGCGCACTCCATCTGTTCCAAAGAGTTTTGCCATAGGAGACAAGTCTACACGTGCGCTCACAGGCCCTCCCGCTCAGTCGTCAATTAGAAATTGCATTCCACCTGCGGTAATTAAACGCTTGCAGGCGCTGTTAACCGCTCACGGAAGCATGCAATCACTCATGGTTGAACAGTGTGCACGCACTAGTGATCCAACAGTGAAGAATCGAGTTCTCCATGTCGGGAACAGCGAGCGTTCCAGCCATCAGGACGTACCTGCACTATCATGCGCCGCCCACAAAGCTGGCAGTAACGCGCCACATCCAAACCAGCAGCCGCTGCAAAATGAACTCTCACCTGCGCTGGATTCGCACAGTCACGGAGGTCTTGGCCAGTATTCGGATGAAATAGCGGTGGCACTCCGAAGAGTACAGCCTGCGCAAGCGGACTATCTTGTATCACTACGTCATCCATTTCCGTGTTTCCTGCCGCACGAGTTGTAGGAGGCCGCCTAGGGGAGATTGCGGAGAGAAGCGGGTACTCATAACATCGACAATTCCCTCGGCACTTTACAGAGCCTTGATAGGAAGATCGATGCGATGCAACATATCCACATCTTTCTCAATGGCCTGACCCAAAGTGGTCAAATAATTGCCGGCAATGATGGCATTAATGCCGCCCAGTAAGCCCTTCTCTGTGCCGTCATCGCCCAGGGACAGCTCGCGGCCTCCAGCAAAACGCAACGTGGTCTTCGGCATAGCAAAACGGAACATAGCCACGGCGCGTAAACCTTCACCCACCGGCACGAGGGGGCGATCAGCAAAAGGCGTTCCCGGGCGAGGATCCAGGAAGTTCATCGGTACCTCACAAGGCTCAATTTCCGCCAACTGAGCCGCGAATTCAGCACGCTGTTCTAAAGATTCTCCCATGCCAATAATTCCGCCGGAACAAATCTCCATGCCCACGCGACGCACATTGTCCAACGTCTCACGGCGCTCGTCCCAACTATGAGTGGTGACGACTTTAGGGAAGAAACTGCGGGAGGTCTCCAGATTGTGGTTATAACGACGCACGCCCATATCCTTAAGCTGCTGCGCCTGCTCCAGAGTCAATGTGCCCAGTGAGCAACTGATATCGATCTCGATTTCCTTGTTGATCGCTTCTACCGCTTCACCGACTTGCTCCAACAGCGCATGATCCGGGCCTTTTACCGCAGCCACGATACAAAACTCTGTCGCACCTGATTTTCTCGTGCGCTTAGCGGCTTCGACTAAGTCTCCGATATTGAGCCGTGCAGCACGGACCGGTGATTCAAAAAGTCCTGACTGGGAACAGAAGTGACAGTCTTCAGGGCAACCACCAGTTTTAATTGAAATAATGCCTTCTACTTCCACATCGGGACCACACCATTTCAAGCGAGTCTGATGCGCGACGTCAGCCATCTCTTCTAAGTCCGAGTCTGGTAGATGCAGAACCTGTAGAAGCTCTTCCTGCGTGAGTCCTTCACCTTTGTCTAGAGCCTTAGTGCGGGCTGTTTCCAAAATGTCACTCATGTTTAGGCACGTTAACCCAGAACATGAACACCGTTCAAGGCTATTTTGAACATCGTTTAATTATTGTTGAGAGGTAGATATCTAGACGAGACACAAACACACACGTCATAGCCCCTAAGACAGTCTCCCCTACCCTCGATATAGGCTCACAGAATTATCGGAAACCCCCCTCAGATGATCCCTTTCAATTTATAAACACACATCTACAGTGTTCTAGTTCTATGTCCACTTAACTATTGCACCCACCGATACAGTGAGCTACGCGCAGCCACCCAGGTAGTGAGTTATCCGGGATTGTTCCAGAGCCGAGTAGTGCACTAGCCAAACATACTTAGGAATTAACTATGCCGATTTCTAAGAAATGCGAACAATGTGGACTGAAGACACAACCCCCACCCTGCCCGAAGACAGTGTGGGGGTTGGAGACAGTACGCGAAAAACTTAACGCTTGGAGTACTGCGGAGCACGGCGTGCCTTGTGCAGACCAGCCTTCTTACGCTCAACCGCACGAGCGTCGCGGGTCAGGAAGCCCGCCTTCTTCAGCTGAGTGCGCTCCTCTGGGTTGTACTTGTTCAGAGCACGGGCGATAGCCAGGCGGAATGCGCCGGCCTGACCGGACGGCCCGCCGCCCTTCAGGTTAGCCACGATGTCGAACTGGTTCTCGCGCTCCAGCAATACCAGCGGAGCTTTGATGAGCTGCTGGTGCAGCTTGTTAGGGAAGTAGTCCTCCAAGGTACGGCCGTTGCAGATGAACTGGCCGGAACCCTGCACCATGCGGACGCGGACGATAGCTTCCTTGCGGCGACCGACAGTCTGGATAGTGCCTTCGAAGAGCTCAGGAGCAGCTGGGGCTTCCTCGTCGGCAGCCTCGGTAGCTACAGAGTCACCGATGGTTGCCACGAACTCTTCATTCACAGCATCAGCAGCGGTGTACTCGCCTTCGTAGTTGTTCTCGTTGTTCTCAGTCATTACTGTGCCACCTGCTTGATCTCGTAGGTCTCTGGCTTCTGAGCCTCAAAGGTGTGCTCTGGGCCTGCGAAGACGCGAAGCTTCTTGATGGAAGCGCGGGAGAGCTTGTTGTGTGGCATCATGCCACGAACTGCCTCTTCCACAACACGCTCTGGGTGCAGCTCCAGGGAGCGGCCCAAGGTCATGGACTTCAGGCCACCTGGGTAGCCGGAGTGGCGGTAGCGCATCTCGCGCTCGCGCTTATTGGAGGAAACATGCACCTTGTCAGCATTGATGATGATGACATTGTCACCGCAGTCAACGTTCGGTGCGTAGTATGGCTTCTTCTTACCACGCAGCAAATCCGCTGCTGTCACGGCAAGACGGCCCAGTACCACATCAGTGGCGTCGATGACGTACCACTTACGGGTAATGTCACCGCTCTTTGGGTGGAAAGTAGTCACGTTGGACTCCTTGAGTCTTATTGGAGCTGCCAGCCAGGCGCTGCTCTCACAGGATCTGTTGGTGACTAGCACGATCAATGGAATCTGCGAGTGCCCGTGGCGGCCGGTTGGGACCCACGGACGACCACGTTCCCTGCGAAGGGACGTGTGCAACCCGATAAACTCTACCCGAACAGCAACGTCTCCCCAAAATCATGACTCCCCGCCACTCATTACTCCTCATTGGGGCGCACGGTAAAAATTGCCCAACAAGGGCGATTCAATCTTCGTATCTGCCTATACAGGACAATCGCAACCAACCCCCGAATGGCACAGCTCGGTAGAGCTGCAAAAACTCAGCAGAATCGCAGAAAAATCCGCATAGCAAAACCGCAGCCGTACCCCTTACTATTCCTGGAACGTATTTCTTACTGCTTTGGAAAAGGATGAAGGCACCACTGCGGACATCAAGGTTCTTGCAGTAGGTAATTAACGCACTGCGCACCCCGTTTTTGCATTTTTCTGAACTCTTATGCCCAGCTGTTAGCCGCATTCATGTTGATCTGACTCATACGGTCATTGGAGTCCCGTACAGCCATCGCCACTTGTCCGAGCACGATGTTCAACTCATGTGCGCTGTTATCCCACTTGTGTTGAGCTGCTTGGTATGCCGTTGCAGATTCACCCTCCCACTGGGTAACTAATGGCTGAAGATCGTGCTTGAGATTATCTAGAATCCCGTCGATCCGGTTTTTCGTGCTGTTGATATCCTCAGCCGCTTGAGCGATCTGGGCAAAGTTATAGTGAATCATGATGTGTCCTCCCCTGATGTGACGAATTCAATGTGCTGTTGAAAGTTTGCTCGTGCTTAGCCTCGGAATGCGGATACGTTTTCCGCTTCAGCGTCATCGAAGCCTGTGGCGTTTGCTCGAATGTTATCTGCGATACTGTTCAACGCCTCACGCAACTGGCGTGCATTATCATTCCAACGCTCCATCAACCCCGCGAAGGAATTTTGCGCATCGTCCTTCCAACTCGCAGCTACGTCTTGCACCACACCTTGGAGGCGAGTCAATTCTCCTTGCACTTCGCCGTTGATCCGATCCACTTTCGCGGCGGCGCTATTCATAGTTGAAATATCTGTTTGAAAGCTCATCTCTAGCCCTCCCCTAACTACTCGGCAACAATACGCCCAGTGAGATTCCAGATTGTTTATCTCCCCACGATGGCGTTGGTTAATCAGAAGGAAGCTATGCGAATCTCCTGCACATCCTCCTTCTACATACATAAGACTCCGCACACGCTGTATTGGTTCACCCACCGCTCCATTTCCCCACACTGAATTCCCTGCCTCAGGTGCGTTCTTTTGCAACCATCACCCCTACGCGGTGCGCAGTAACTTCGTGACGTGTTGCTCAGAGACTTGCGCTATTCAGAGGTTTTCAGCGTTTCGTCTTCAGATCCGGACCAGCGATATCCGCAGCTTGATCACACTTTTCCAGTCGCGGACCGGTGACTTCTCTAAACTGACAACCGATGGAAACTTGATGTCCCTCTACTAAACGCACATGCCAGAGAGTCGTCGATTCTGGATACGCTTCCTCGTAACTCACCGGGGATCGTCCCGCCACACGTACCCCCTCCGCATTGTCGATTGCTTTTAGCACCGCGGCATCCAACTGTTCCTGGGAATTTAACGGAGTCTTCTTCGCACTAACTAACACACGCATTCCAGGATCTGCTGACATAAATTCTTCTCGATCCGCCGTAGCCCCTATACGCCTCCATCCTTGCAGTTCCATACGCACTGGAACATCGGCTCTGTTCATAGACGCAGGACGCATCTCCTGCCCTTGAATATGGTGCTCACGCCACGGCGGCTCAGGCGTTGCCGTCTGGTTCGGTTGTGCAGGTCTGTCACGCGCTCCTTCCGTGGCTCTATCCTCTGTATCCCCTGGTTCTTGCCCCGGTTCCGTTATTAGCTCCGCGTTTTCTCCCGCATTCTTTTCTTCGACGCTACCTCTCCCCTGGTCACCAGCAACAACTGACTGAGCATCGGTGTCTCTCAACACGGATATAACGGAAACTCCACCGATAGCGAAGAGCATTACCGCACCGATAGCTGCAGCGAGCTTTAACGGCGATGTATGCACTACGTGTCCTTGCGGTGACCGAAGCCACCGTGATTTCCAATGTGGTTTGCTCTCGTCAGCTTGGTCGTCGTGTTCCCACCGAGCTATTTTCTGCCGAGCTTCCTCCAGATCATGGGCAATCCACAGAGCACGGTCTGCGTCGATCTTCCTTGCTCTCACTCCCACACAACACAAGT is a window encoding:
- a CDS encoding WXG100 family type VII secretion target, producing MSFQTDISTMNSAAAKVDRINGEVQGELTRLQGVVQDVAASWKDDAQNSFAGLMERWNDNARQLREALNSIADNIRANATGFDDAEAENVSAFRG
- a CDS encoding type VII secretion-associated protein; translation: MNNSVEAAPLPQSMQPEDCNDLPGKEPLGPLAAAVALQESGILVHAMTVTDLSSGYCVTGVNPDVKDPFLAGEGEPTFRGSLIGLKQLEMLRELVLDVLDHRKVHPEWAQMDTPIPRNDFPWGVGMPEPDVVVAGAHAEILADYLCCVGVRARKIDADRALWIAHDLEEARQKIARWEHDDQADESKPHWKSRWLRSPQGHVVHTSPLKLAAAIGAVMLFAIGGVSVISVLRDTDAQSVVAGDQGRGSVEEKNAGENAELITEPGQEPGDTEDRATEGARDRPAQPNQTATPEPPWREHHIQGQEMRPASMNRADVPVRMELQGWRRIGATADREEFMSADPGMRVLVSAKKTPLNSQEQLDAAVLKAIDNAEGVRVAGRSPVSYEEAYPESTTLWHVRLVEGHQVSIGCQFREVTGPRLEKCDQAADIAGPDLKTKR